From Rudanella lutea DSM 19387, a single genomic window includes:
- a CDS encoding ABC transporter ATP-binding protein has product MIQIKNISKTFGDRKVLNDISATFKPGNTSLIIGGSGTGKSVLLKCMIGLVKPEQGEVLYDGRDFLKGDEETIKAIRREMGVLFQGSALFDSKNVIDNVRFPLEMLTDMSESEKEDRAQFCLQRVGLEQAATRMPSEISGGMKKRVGIARAIVMNPKYLFCDEPNSGLDPLTSIKIDQLIKEITDEFNITTIVITHDMNSMMEIGEQISFLYQGRKIWEGDSNTIVNTNVAELNEFIYANKLLRDMSR; this is encoded by the coding sequence ATGATTCAGATAAAAAACATTTCGAAGACATTCGGCGACCGCAAGGTCCTCAACGACATCAGTGCCACCTTCAAGCCAGGCAACACCAGCCTGATTATCGGGGGGAGTGGAACCGGAAAAAGTGTGCTCCTTAAATGCATGATCGGCCTCGTGAAGCCCGAACAGGGCGAGGTGCTCTACGACGGTCGCGATTTTTTGAAGGGCGACGAAGAAACCATCAAGGCGATTCGGCGCGAGATGGGCGTTCTGTTTCAGGGGTCAGCCCTGTTCGACTCCAAAAATGTGATTGATAACGTGCGGTTTCCGCTCGAAATGCTCACCGACATGAGCGAGTCGGAAAAAGAAGACCGGGCCCAGTTTTGCCTGCAGCGGGTGGGGCTCGAACAGGCTGCCACCCGGATGCCGTCGGAAATTTCGGGCGGTATGAAAAAACGGGTTGGTATCGCCCGGGCCATCGTGATGAACCCCAAATACCTTTTTTGCGACGAACCCAACTCGGGCCTCGACCCGCTGACCTCGATCAAGATTGATCAACTCATCAAAGAAATTACCGACGAGTTCAACATCACCACCATCGTGATTACGCACGACATGAACTCGATGATGGAGATTGGCGAACAGATTTCGTTCCTCTACCAGGGCCGCAAAATCTGGGAAGGCGACAGCAACACCATTGTGAACACCAACGTGGCGGAGCTGAACGAGTTTATTTACGCTAACAAGCTACTCCGGGATATGAGCCGCTAA
- a CDS encoding TonB-dependent receptor translates to MISIFRTAWALILGLACLAQSVSWAQSTGQNGLSRPPAGAAQLTVSGYVKDAKNGEGLIGVSVFVKETGTGAVTNNYGYYAISLPPGSYNLVISFVGFQKQTIPITLTTENLRKDVELSEEGRDLQEVTVKAEREEDNVRAIEMSVNKIDVRTIQRVPALLGEVDVVRAIQLLPGVTTVGEGATGFNVRGGNIDQNLVLLDEAPVYNSSHLFGFFSVFNPDAVKDVKLIKGGIPSLYGGRISSILDVRLKEGNAKKPEVNGGIGLIFSRLSYERPLFKKADGTARGSFIVAGRRSYADVLAQPFLTGDLKGSSFYFYDFTAKANYRINDKNTVYLSGYLGRDVFGSDFGFNWGNATTSLRWNHVFNQKLFLNTTAFYSNYDYMLDSDLKRKEENKNDYFRWKSRIINYSIKPDFTLFLRNNTLTFGGQSIVYDFEPGTATGASLGSIRTFSLENKYAIENALYIGNEQQVSARLQLQYGLRYSLFSYLGPGEAYSFQTDVPPGERRFPILSQTRTYKRGDVIKNYGNWEPRFSAKYELSENSSLKLSYNRLAQYIHLVSNTTASTPLDVWTPSTNNIRPQVADQVAGGYFRNLKDGRNNTYEVSVEVYYKWLQNQLDYIDGADLLLNKYLEGDLLSGRGRAYGAEFYVKKNTGLVNGWVSYTLGKTDRLVDGINGGNWFASRFDRRHTLNTVALIDPGSTGRLKRWNFSATFALSSGTPATFPTTRFEYQGYVVPHNADNLRNNYRIPVYHRLDLAATLKGRQRPGKRKDDNWVFSVYNVYARKNPFSVFFQQEPATTIDVPRSPELGDTRRLQVTNNTQAVRYSVFATAIPSVTYNFKF, encoded by the coding sequence ATGATTTCTATTTTTCGCACTGCGTGGGCACTGATTCTGGGTCTTGCCTGCCTGGCCCAATCGGTTTCCTGGGCGCAGTCGACGGGGCAAAATGGGCTTTCCCGACCACCCGCGGGTGCGGCACAACTCACTGTAAGTGGCTACGTAAAAGACGCCAAAAACGGCGAAGGCCTCATTGGCGTGTCGGTTTTTGTGAAAGAAACCGGCACCGGTGCCGTCACTAATAACTACGGGTATTACGCCATCTCGTTGCCTCCCGGTTCGTATAACCTCGTTATCTCCTTTGTTGGTTTCCAGAAACAGACGATTCCGATTACGCTTACAACCGAGAACCTGCGCAAAGATGTTGAACTGAGCGAAGAAGGTCGTGATTTACAGGAAGTCACGGTGAAGGCTGAGCGCGAAGAAGACAACGTGCGGGCCATCGAAATGTCTGTCAATAAAATTGACGTGCGCACCATACAGCGGGTGCCTGCCCTGCTGGGCGAGGTCGACGTGGTGCGGGCCATTCAGCTGCTGCCCGGTGTCACGACCGTGGGTGAGGGGGCTACGGGTTTCAATGTGCGGGGCGGTAACATCGATCAGAATCTGGTACTGCTCGATGAAGCTCCGGTGTACAACTCGTCGCACCTGTTCGGATTTTTCTCGGTCTTCAACCCCGACGCCGTTAAGGATGTTAAGCTGATTAAGGGCGGTATTCCATCGCTGTACGGCGGGCGCATTTCGTCGATTCTGGATGTGCGGCTGAAAGAAGGTAACGCCAAAAAGCCCGAAGTGAACGGGGGAATCGGCTTGATCTTTAGTCGATTGTCGTACGAGCGACCCCTGTTCAAAAAAGCCGATGGTACAGCGCGGGGTTCGTTTATTGTGGCCGGTCGGCGGTCATATGCCGACGTGCTCGCCCAGCCTTTTCTGACGGGCGATCTCAAGGGCTCTTCGTTTTACTTCTACGACTTCACCGCCAAGGCTAATTACCGGATCAACGACAAAAACACGGTTTACCTGTCGGGGTATCTGGGTCGCGATGTGTTTGGCTCCGACTTTGGTTTCAACTGGGGCAATGCCACTACCTCGCTGCGCTGGAACCACGTGTTCAACCAGAAACTGTTTCTGAACACAACGGCCTTTTACAGCAATTACGACTACATGCTCGACTCCGACCTGAAGCGGAAGGAAGAAAACAAAAACGATTATTTCCGCTGGAAATCGCGGATCATCAACTACAGCATCAAGCCGGATTTTACGCTTTTTCTGCGTAACAACACCCTCACGTTCGGCGGGCAGAGCATCGTGTATGATTTTGAGCCCGGCACGGCTACCGGGGCGAGTTTAGGCAGTATTCGGACGTTCAGTCTGGAGAATAAGTACGCCATCGAAAACGCCCTGTACATCGGCAATGAGCAGCAGGTATCGGCCCGGTTGCAGTTGCAGTACGGGTTGCGGTACTCGTTGTTTAGCTACCTCGGCCCCGGTGAAGCGTACTCGTTTCAGACCGATGTGCCGCCGGGCGAGCGCCGGTTTCCGATTCTGAGCCAAACGCGTACGTACAAGCGGGGCGATGTGATCAAAAATTACGGCAATTGGGAGCCTCGTTTCTCGGCCAAATACGAACTAAGCGAAAATAGCTCGCTCAAACTCAGTTATAACCGGTTGGCGCAGTATATCCATCTCGTGTCGAACACAACCGCGTCGACCCCGCTCGACGTTTGGACGCCTTCGACCAACAATATCCGGCCGCAAGTGGCCGATCAGGTGGCCGGTGGGTATTTCCGCAACCTCAAAGATGGCCGCAACAATACCTACGAGGTATCGGTGGAAGTGTACTACAAATGGCTGCAAAACCAGCTGGATTACATCGACGGGGCCGATTTGCTGCTCAACAAATACCTCGAAGGCGATTTGCTGTCGGGTAGGGGGCGGGCCTACGGCGCTGAGTTTTACGTGAAGAAAAACACGGGTCTGGTCAACGGCTGGGTGAGTTATACCCTCGGCAAAACCGACCGACTGGTCGATGGTATCAACGGAGGGAACTGGTTTGCTTCGCGGTTCGACCGGCGGCATACGCTCAATACCGTGGCCCTGATTGACCCCGGCAGCACCGGTCGGCTGAAACGCTGGAATTTCTCGGCCACGTTTGCCCTGAGTAGTGGTACGCCGGCTACGTTTCCAACCACGCGGTTTGAGTATCAGGGGTATGTGGTACCGCATAACGCCGACAACCTGCGCAACAACTACCGGATTCCGGTATATCACCGGCTCGATCTGGCGGCTACGCTCAAGGGAAGGCAGCGTCCGGGCAAACGGAAAGACGATAACTGGGTGTTCTCGGTGTACAACGTGTACGCCCGTAAAAACCCATTCTCGGTGTTTTTTCAGCAGGAACCCGCCACAACCATCGACGTGCCGCGCTCGCCCGAGCTGGGCGACACCCGCCGGTTGCAGGTGACCAACAACACGCAGGCGGTACGGTACTCTGTGTTTGCAACCGCCATCCCGTCGGTCACGTACAATTTTAAATTCTAA
- a CDS encoding PQQ-binding-like beta-propeller repeat protein, with the protein MLRYFVGAVLLLGTAQVAFRPQLPDVNWTEYNGDGARSHYSSLSQITSANVGQLRVAWTYASGGADTVNNRTQMQCNPLVIDGVLYGVSAGTQVFALDAATGRERWRTNLTGGGGTTSRGVTYWASGNDQRIFFGYGPWLYALDARTGKPIDGFGQGGRIDLKRGIERPGGDTYVQANTPNTIFENLIIVGARVAEGETALLGDIRAYDVRTGKLVWTFHTIPKPGELGYDTWQPANPRDRLGGANAWAGMAIDRQRGIVYVPTGSAAYDFYGGNRQGDNLFANCLLALDARTGKRIWHFQLVHHDIWDRDPPSPPNLLTVVHRGKRIDAVAQTTKQGHVFVFDRVTGKPLFPVEERPYATDAMPGEYPSPTQPVPLKPAPFTRQTFTEADINPWAANREEIVARLRTARTGSPYLPLTGQMTVFYPGTDGGAQWGGSAVDPGGVMYIPAKQNPVYSSLVPNEVPADKGMTLGAQLYTLRCASCHGSDRRGNHDGSYPGLVGLEARLSVEAVHQVLKTGRGLMPSFAHLPDAERKAIVDFLFNPTAGLAQAANGANVSKPKLPYRHTGYNRWYDRNGYPVSAPSWGTLTAIDLNTGEHRWQVPLGEYKELTAKGLPPTGTDNYGGPLVTGSGLLFVAASKDEQFRAIDTRTGQSLWQTGLPAAGYASPSTYSVGGRQYVVIACGGGKLNTRSGDKYVAFALP; encoded by the coding sequence ATGCTCAGGTATTTTGTCGGGGCTGTACTGTTGCTCGGTACCGCCCAAGTGGCGTTTCGGCCGCAGCTACCCGATGTCAACTGGACCGAATATAACGGCGACGGTGCCCGAAGCCACTACTCATCCCTGAGCCAAATCACGTCCGCCAACGTGGGGCAGCTGCGTGTGGCCTGGACGTACGCGTCGGGCGGGGCCGATACCGTGAACAACCGCACCCAAATGCAATGTAATCCCCTTGTAATTGATGGGGTGCTCTACGGCGTATCGGCTGGCACGCAGGTGTTTGCCCTCGATGCCGCTACCGGCCGGGAGCGTTGGCGTACCAATCTGACCGGCGGGGGCGGTACCACCAGTCGGGGTGTTACATACTGGGCTTCTGGTAATGACCAACGCATTTTTTTCGGGTACGGGCCGTGGCTCTACGCCCTCGATGCACGCACGGGAAAGCCTATCGATGGCTTTGGGCAGGGCGGCCGAATCGATCTGAAGCGGGGCATCGAGCGGCCCGGAGGTGATACCTACGTGCAGGCCAATACGCCCAATACCATCTTCGAAAATCTGATTATTGTGGGTGCCCGCGTAGCCGAGGGCGAAACCGCTTTGCTGGGCGATATTCGGGCCTACGACGTACGCACGGGTAAACTCGTCTGGACGTTTCACACCATTCCAAAGCCGGGTGAGCTCGGGTATGATACCTGGCAACCCGCCAATCCGCGCGACCGGCTCGGTGGGGCCAATGCCTGGGCGGGTATGGCCATTGACCGCCAACGGGGTATTGTGTACGTACCGACGGGCTCGGCCGCCTATGATTTTTACGGCGGAAACCGGCAGGGCGACAACCTGTTTGCCAATTGCCTGCTGGCACTCGATGCCCGGACGGGTAAACGAATCTGGCATTTTCAGCTGGTGCACCACGACATCTGGGACCGCGATCCGCCTTCTCCGCCCAATCTGCTGACGGTTGTGCATAGGGGCAAACGAATCGACGCCGTAGCGCAGACGACCAAGCAGGGCCATGTGTTTGTGTTTGACCGGGTGACGGGGAAACCACTGTTTCCGGTGGAAGAACGCCCCTATGCGACCGATGCCATGCCGGGCGAGTACCCCAGCCCGACCCAGCCTGTGCCGCTCAAACCGGCTCCGTTTACCCGACAGACCTTTACCGAGGCCGATATTAACCCCTGGGCTGCTAACCGTGAAGAGATTGTGGCCCGGCTCCGAACGGCCCGCACCGGAAGCCCATACCTGCCGCTTACAGGCCAGATGACTGTATTCTATCCCGGTACCGACGGGGGCGCACAATGGGGCGGTTCGGCGGTGGACCCGGGCGGAGTTATGTACATTCCGGCCAAGCAAAATCCGGTGTATTCGTCGCTGGTTCCGAATGAGGTGCCCGCCGACAAAGGCATGACGCTGGGCGCGCAGCTATATACACTGCGGTGTGCCAGTTGCCACGGCTCTGACCGGCGCGGAAATCACGATGGGTCGTATCCTGGGCTGGTAGGGCTCGAAGCCCGGTTGTCGGTCGAGGCTGTGCATCAGGTGCTGAAAACCGGGCGGGGGTTGATGCCGTCTTTTGCCCATTTGCCTGATGCCGAGCGCAAGGCGATTGTCGACTTTTTGTTCAACCCAACGGCGGGGCTGGCACAGGCGGCTAATGGGGCGAACGTGTCCAAACCCAAATTGCCTTATCGACACACGGGCTACAATCGTTGGTACGATCGCAACGGCTACCCGGTAAGCGCCCCGTCCTGGGGAACACTCACCGCCATTGACCTGAACACAGGCGAGCACCGCTGGCAGGTGCCTCTGGGCGAGTACAAAGAGCTGACAGCCAAAGGGCTTCCGCCCACGGGCACCGATAACTACGGTGGGCCGCTCGTAACGGGTAGCGGCCTGCTGTTTGTGGCAGCGAGTAAAGACGAGCAGTTTCGGGCCATCGACACCCGGACCGGCCAAAGCCTCTGGCAAACCGGCCTCCCGGCGGCTGGGTATGCTTCGCCCAGCACCTACTCGGTGGGCGGGCGTCAGTACGTTGTGATTGCCTGCGGAGGGGGAAAGCTCAACACCCGCTCGGGCGATAAGTACGTGGCCTTCGCCCTGCCCTGA